acgaacgacgaataacgaggctagagagaatcgcaaagtcgtaatGTTGATATTtactgagaaatgaacgaattattgatttctcggtctgacagaccaatgcgcgtgtataggagtgttaagcatGTTTTCAGTGATCGATATTGTCAGCTTTTGAATGTCAAATGTACTTCGTGATTTTTACAAAGTTTGTGTTCCTTGCTCTAATTAGAAAGAATGTATCCTCTTTGatacaaaatatataaacatgTAAAGTCGTAAACTAACAGAATGTAAATGTCTAATATTTTTGCATATGGGTaatctatttttttcgaatttcatgTTATTGCTTTATTAGAGCGGAGACGAGCACAACGAAATAGAGACAACTCAAATCTGACCATCCGTTCTCTTGTGATGATATTATTGCCAgattacacccaaactagcgttggcaaaaaaacagttcatctttggcagaaatgatgccgtTTAGTGTGcaggagagtcaaatgcgcaaacaatgagctgttttaaaagctcaaaaattgtttgtatgtatgcgtgcagacatctctttctgttttcttttctcatttcatttgggattatgccaaaaaaaagtccaaacgacgtcaatggggccggctagaatgcaatgctattttacacgaccacgttattcacatggctaatgatgctttaGCAgatgttcagcaaatacgtgataataatgcacctgattataaaatgaagatgggaagtgttttcttggagtaaaaaaggagcgcatgaaggagaacaatatctatctcggtctggaccGTGTGTGTGCGAcgaagtatgcggaaagcttatttgtcttttgttttgctcgctcgtatttatcttatattgctgtaccatgtatattatacaaatgcttaccagtatttgtgagtcatgacattttctgttatgttatgtctcatttaaggtgaaggtggaagctagccattgtagtagtataggtaaacccacgtgcaaaaatggggtaatagtgtttgtgagagaagagcaaagcacacgtaaatagatcaattcacttatcagactgtgtggcgcttcattgacacgagtctttggatatattttaaaaaaaataacaattcaatacgaATGTAAAATGTAGAATTGGAATTAACCAAGCGTTTACTATCCTTGAAAGAGATTTCCTGTGTCCGGAAACTAGGTTGCCAGAAATTGCCTTCAATAAATTGATTCTGTTTCGGGCTTCTTTTTTGATCGCCTGAGCATGAAACTAAGTTTCTTGTCAAAGGTTACTCCGAGTATTTTGAGAGTTTTGACTGAGGGGATTCgggtttcgaaaattttgaagtGAGCTTTTAGACTACATATATGAAGAACTTTAGATTTTTCCTTATATATTTCGAAACCAAGATTTTGGGCCCAGTCTAGAACGGAATCAATTGCTCTCTGAAGACTTTTCCTTGCTGCTGATGCAgcgacgctaactgaaactagcacaatgtcatcTGCATAAACAAGGATTTTTACATTATctggaatttttgcaaaaagggattgCATAATGACcaagaagagggttggtgatatAACCGAGCCCTGGGGAATTCcattttcttggattttcagtgaagattttgtgttctTGACTATGGTTCTAaaggttctattttctaggaaacttttaatataaaaaccTACTTTTCCAAGGatcccccagtcgaagagactcttcaatactgggtacctccatgctcgaTCAAATGCCTTGCTAAGATCAAGTGaggccacatctgcgtggtgatctttctcgatAACGTCATGTACTATAGCCTCTAATTCTGCGAGTTGATCTTTTGTGCATTTTCctgcacgaaaagcgaactgtcttggatctagtagcttattagactctaagaaGGTCTTTAAGCGTCGATtaactatcctttctagaacttttctgacacaactcaaaagagttatAGGTCGGAAATTGGccagaagatgttggtttttgtCTGCTTTCGGAAGGGAAACTATCAAACCTtctttctattctagcggctgcataagttgcccgttattgaaagctctgttcgggaaagcatacaaatggacagaacaaatgtatgggggaatgagaatgcttccaattttcatcaatttaaaccatatacagactatgagattgtaatgtatagtatatcaaacgaatcataaaaaaaaattcgattcgattggtatgcaaatcgtaaaAATCCGCTCgtaacaaaaatagttattaacgtttactttatttcataaaaacgtgacctgttttcttatttggcacccttaatgtaagacgtagtcctacgtcaaaattaaactAAAAAACTCCAACATCTACAAAATTTTCGCCAGAGAATGAAATATCGGAAATTGGTTGAGTTTCAGTTAAAAAATATACAAccattttgtttaaattttcattggatttttttttttctgaaaattaaaattgaattttctcaGTAACATATTTTCTTTTTGATAAAGTACTATGTACTAGTGTTTTTCTTGTACCGTGATTGACATATTCTGCAAACTTTCTcccatttagaaacatgtcaagaactaATATAAGAGCTTAAACTTTGTCGTATACCCTATATAACCATcttgatttgaaacaaaattaggataggTTGTTCTTTTCCAAAGAAgacattaaaaagttgttgttggaaaagCTTTTCCTTGTAAATATTccaatcttccgatgtatggatgatttGTTACAATCAGCGAAACTTCAGTCTCCAGggaattattattaatttttagaAATCCCAAATAGGACAAAGTATGTATTAAAGGCGCGTGATCAAATCGAAAGTAACTTAAAGAAATTGAGCACAATTTAGgagaaaacaaattaaaaaaggaatcaTAGAAAAATTAAAAGAGGTAGAAGTGTAATGAAGAACAGGATGGAggcggagccgatctggcgtggaggtaacatccatacttctcacgctcaagatcacgagttcaattctcactcccgacattcttccaaaatggaaggtaaaagtgacgaaccagccagaagcgttgaaagtcactataatacagaaaaaaaaaaaaaaaaaaggatggaggcgatctggcgtattgGTAACAACCGTACTTCTCATgatcaaggtcacgagttcaattctcgctcccgacattcttccaaaaaaatggaagtaaaagtgatgaaTCAACCAAAAAGTTTTGAAAGTCATTACAGAAAAAGAACAGTACAGCCGAACAGTTGTCTTGTATCTGATGTTCATAAATGTATATAAAAATCTTAATCCCTTCAGAAATATTAATCGATCGGTCGCCTTTTTTCTTTCGTTCATCCTAAATGTTGAAGACGTGcattgggcatgatgtgataAGACAACAATCTTTCTAATAAAACCTCTATTAACGTTTAATCATTTAAACCAGGATCTCGTCAAAACTTTAGGGATATAGAGTGGCACTACCCAGCAAACaataaatcgtatattcgtaAGTCGTATATAAAGTGGGATCGAATCACAATCGTATATAATGTCGATCGAAGTATACATTgtgtatatctaaaatcgcataaaatgagTGAAAACCCGAATTTATTCATCGCTACAGATTAAGTCGTAATTCGGTATAGCAAGCATCGGTTTTATGATATACACTATCGTAAAATAAATCTGAACAACATTATATATGCATATCAGGCAGATACAGTTCGTGAGTCAcataaatgtttaatttttcacgaaaccaaatttaatatttgctcTTTGTTCCATTGTATTTTTACGACACAAGCACAAAACATACGGTCATTAAAAAGCACGTAACTTTTTAACCTGTCAATCGATTTACATAGAGTTGGCTGCGTTTGAAAGGTGAGACCTCTACCTTTCTAATGTTCAacgttcaacagatggcgctacgtgttccatgatttaaataaaaagtcCCCttatttatttaacatactgtGTATCGAACGATTACTACAAGTGATATTAGAACTGCGTTGGGGGAATTTCTGTGGAGCTTATATAATGCATAAATAGATTCTGCACTCTGTTCAAGGAATTCAAAATATCCGAACGTTGTACATAACATTGTTACATAACAATCTGTGGAATTTAGGAACATTCAGAACGTTTGTTTTTAATGGCAGAGCCGATCATGTTTTGATGAAAGCATCAGGTTTTAACATAGATATGGCTTTGTTCTTAAAATCgggtgaactgcaaagtttaaagcctctggaatacaaacaagaagaagaagatcgcgTTGTGATTCAGAGGAGACAAAGGGGAGTAAAAATCTCAGTTTTTGAAGAATCTTATTATAGGCTCATCATAAATTGTTTAAAGTAGTATTGCAGCGAAAAAAAAGGAGGtgagtgtcaaagaacaaattgtagagcagttTATTAGCGGTtcgaaaaattaatttgattgataaaaaTGATCAAGTTTATCAaacatcatatcaaacaaaatcaataaaaacttctaagaaaacaattttttttctttaattccaAAACGTTATTTAATACTTCTATTTTAAATGTTTTGTAATTGTATTTAATACTaaatgttcttctctttcaaatgTAAGTAAGAAAATAGTTCAGAATAGCCTTCTTTGCGAATCAGAACCAGTTTGAGAAAAGCAGACCCCAAAAAaagattctatttcgttgcaacacaaacagctaGAATTTTAACAAGATACAtttatacattgttgaatgcttagaataaagtatatttaacgtcaatttcgttcaaaagagttgtttgtttatttattgtgcttaaatatgataatttcagctgtccagtttctataagaccatttcaaaattcataaggattatcaatgaaaaattcaaaacgatcggctgatttgcATGTCAATAAATGGAATAAATTTAATaaactggaaaattcgtgttggaatactttttaccaaatgctgctgaacgaatttctcgatatttttccatgtttccgaaattgtgaccttgagctcttcaatcgtggtgtaccgttttccctcagtgtagatccTGCGTACGAGGATCCCCGTAATATTTTCAACATTCAATTCTGGAGAGCCGACCAgttcaaaaaattaagtttttggtcctttatCCATTGTTTTGTTCCCttactggtatgaatagtagcattgttatgatggaatgtgatttttttgtgacgatatccacgcaaaaatgaTAGGAgaaaggattccagaacatgtatgtaaaccttgaatgatatgaaagctgtcttgagctttccggttgcacagaatcccgcccaaaccatgcacgagcctccaccagaattgctggttgaaaaatactgttccttcttccgtaaatcaggccagtacccgttgaaaccatgaagaccatcctaattgaacttttcgttatggtatatagcaaaatattttagaaacattctttgtcacaacacaccatgtcccactgtcggttcatgtgagctttggcaaaactcagatgtcttccgatgtgagatggtgtaagatgaggagctttaaccttttaaactctctttatgtgaggattttttaccaaaaattgtctcggtcagagagcttcgatttacgtggagctctcttcttcttaccgtattcttgaggattcgtcaaataatagagcactacttgatgggatcgtccaatccgacgagaaatttctctgataccaacattttcttggtgaaatgcatcgatttgtctttcttttctctccgtgagcaatttcccttcggcattttccagatttattgatcaaaacaattaaaacaacggaaaatataactggtcttataaaaacttgacacttgaaaatacaaaaacattgctTCCTAACACCTTGTAGAagtgattacattgaataaaagtatTTATGCCTAAttatttgaacagaaaaaatatttctttttcatTTATCAAACCTGACGACCAATCGGGTATCCTGAGGCAATTTACAGATATCGGACATCATGAGGTCCATCAGTGGGCAGGAAATCATTCAATACTATAATCAGCGATGGTAATTATGTGTCATGTGAGGACACAAGTAGCGAATGGCAATCGAAGCTTattataaactgtaaattatctTCTTTCAGAGTCACAATCGCCTCGAATATTTCAATGTCATCGGCTCGAATGATGTGATCAGCTACTCTTTGGATGTTCGGATAGAAAATgggaacttgtttttttttattagatgaaatgttttcagcaaTGTTTGTTTATAATACTTGAATTATTGGCTCATCCTAATGATGCACCTTATTTCTATACTGTAATTGTGCTATTTCCCGTGATTGCATTGGTTTATCCCAGTGCACCGCAACAAGTCTATATCCATGGCGCATTGGTCGGGTAGCTTCCTCCTTCCAAATCACCTCGCGTATAGCTTGCATAATGTGCTTATCCAACCGGAGACCTTCGGATGTTTTCAGACCTAGAAGTGCCCGCTCGTACTTCCCATTTCGATCTTCCTCCGTCTGTAGATTGTACGTTCGGGTCAAACATTGCCCCAGCGACATTGCCATAAACAGAAATATCTGAAATGATACGAAACCCAATTAGCGAGCCTATCAAAGTGATTAACCTTGCCAAGtgtatacaaacaaaaaaatgaaggaaaaaaagctCACCGTGGTGGACAGTCTCATCATTTAAGCACACGTTCCATCCACGCGACCAGCTGCAATGTTTGGCCACGAGAATCGCACATTCGTTTATATATTCATCCCTCAGAGTGGTGGCACCGACGGTTTATTCCTCCGTCGGAAGATGAAATGAAACTGCTGCCATTCACCGTGCGTTTGCACGAATTTCTGCACTGTTATCTGGCAGGCGGCTGTTATGCAGCCGAACGAACCACGTGACCCGATTTGTGATGGATGAGACAACAAAATCGGCGAAGTTTCGTAACGTAATACTTTTACCAAATCCATTAGGGAAGGCTGTGATTTAGAGGGTCTTTCGTTGGACGCTGTGGACAAGTCGTTTCCGTAACAGCCCTGTTGGAATTGGTTGGGGGGAAGGAAATGTTGTGTGGACTAGTCTGCACGTTTTTCGTTGCTTTGTGACCCCATAAACCTTGATTACGTTCAATTCACTTTGCAAGTGGTTGGCGTAACTCGTTATGCGTTCAGTGTTCTGTAAAATTCTGAGTCTTGGTTCTCGGCGGACTACCACATTATCATCCCTAAAGACAGTTCCAAGTGTTTTAatctattaggctgtcaaaaaagtcctgcggtattttttttgaattttcatttgttcataaaattagttacaattatctgttttaagtcaaatgcgccgttttgttcgataacttgttcccaacgagatgccaacttcataatacccctgttatagaagctcgcttccttattggcaaaaaactcggatagccaattttcacaggcctcttttgtggctaacttctgactacctagctcgttccccatggacaaaaacaggtggtaatcacttggtgcaaggtccggactatacggtggatgcaaaagaacctcccatccgagctcccggagcttctggcgcgtcaccaaagaagtgtgttgCCTGGCGTTATCCTGATGGAAGTCAATGCGgcttctgtttatcaaagatggcctcttcttcatgagtgctaccttcaagcggtccagttgttggcagtacaggtccgaattgagcgtttggccatagggaagcagctcataatagattattccttgacaatcccaccaaacacacagcagaaccttcctggccgttaatgagggcttggccaccgtctgagccgcttcagcgggcttcgaccacgaccgtttgcgcttcacgttgtcgtaagtgacccacttttcatcgccagtcaccatccgcttcagaaacgggtcgattttgttgcgattcagcagcgattcacatgcgtcgatacggtcaaagatgtttttttgcgtcaacgtgtgtggcacccatacatcgagcttctttgtgaatccaagcttcttcaaatggttaataacggtttgatgacttatccccagctcttggctgatgctacggctgctactatgccggtctttctcggctaattcagcgattttgtcgcaattttcgacgacaggccttccgaagcgtggcgcatcttcgacgacctctacaccagaacgaaaacgttgaaaccatcgttgtgcggtggaaatagaaactgtatcgggtccataaactgcacaaattttattggcagcttgagatgcatttttacctttgtcatagtagtactgtaaaatatgtcggattttctctttattttgctccatatttgcgacattataactcacgaacgacttaaccaaacaaaacactatcaagaactatattatcgcgcaaaaatacctttccaacaagctatagcatgactcgatacaatgaatacaactagaactatgcgcttacaacgacacctcgcggaaataccgcaggacttttttgacagccaaatatatatatatatatatatatatatatatatttatatatatatatatatatatatatatatatatatatatatatatttatatatatttatatatatatatatatatatatatatatatatatatatatatatatatatactactaaaccgatcaaaatgaaaattagtatgtaggggttttggggcccggggaaggttttcgtgatagtttgaggcccctctaagggggggggggctgccatacaaatgaaacacaaatttctgcattagtcgagaattattcaagcatatggaaccaaattaggcatattgggGTTTCtgggtgcaacaaatgtttctatggtagttaaactctccacccccctctctaaggacatacaaatgaaacacaaatttctgaattactcgagaattaatcaagcaaacgaaaccaaattcgtcatgtggaggtttaaggatgcaataaatatttctatggtggctagacaCTAATCCCGCTCTATatacggggccgggagttcaatatttcgacaatgtttgccttacaactatgtcagtaatatgtaaccgattactcgcggttggctcgaggttagtattacaagtgttttcgtaattgtgatgttgctgtctccaatgctctgtacgtgtgcccgatacgggatacttcctattgggatgcagctgaccatcaatcagcaacgcccccctagtatgtaccccatatatagcgtggtgcgtcttcttgactcgaggaatccaggatagaatggtcactagccggcacaaacatcagctcgtgtagagttgtcatgagcgacaCAACcgttggctcttgttgaatgatcagtggacaaATCAGTGGATTTCtattaatgagaacaccttctacatttttttcaaaaaacgtttATTACTCATACTCAACTACAtattatctaacgtttacagagtcaaatttcaccctaaaatatataatttcaccttaaaataatataattaagaCTAATAATTTGATAATAACTAAATCCAACACTAGATTTATTGGACAGAACTAGGATTTAGGACTAGGATGGAGCGAGTGGGGTAATTTGGTTTATTGAGGAGGGGCGGAATCAAACAgtgatataatttcttttaagaaATTGATAAAAGAGAAAGCATAAGGTTGAGGTCGCGACTAGCTAAATGTCTCTAACCGGTAAGTCAGATTGCCTTCCTAGTGCCCTGagtgaatccgatagatgagcccTGGctgaatgaaaaatgaattatacaGGACCAGACtacatgctcgatgtcatgataaccaTCACCCCAAACCCAATATTACCATCAATGATTCCCGTGCGATCCAGATGTGCATCTAACAAGTAATGATGAGACATAAGGCGGGACAAAagccttctacatgttattctataatacttAAACCACCTGG
The Toxorhynchites rutilus septentrionalis strain SRP chromosome 2, ASM2978413v1, whole genome shotgun sequence genome window above contains:
- the LOC129764670 gene encoding uncharacterized protein LOC129764670, producing the protein MMRLSTTIFLFMAMSLGQCLTRTYNLQTEEDRNGKYERALLGLKTSEGLRLDKHIMQAIREVIWKEEATRPMRHGYRLVAVHWDKPMQSREIAQLQYRNKVHH